A genomic stretch from Xiphophorus maculatus strain JP 163 A chromosome 16, X_maculatus-5.0-male, whole genome shotgun sequence includes:
- the LOC102220115 gene encoding syntaxin-1B, with product MKDRTAELRSAKDSDDDEEVVQVDRDHFMDEFFEQVEEIRGCIEKLSEDVEQVKKQHSAILAAPNPDEKTKQELEDLTADIKKTANKVRSKLKAIEQSIEQEEGLNRSSADLRIRKTQHSTLSRKFVEVMTEYNTTQSKYRDRCKDRIQRQLEITGRTTTNEELEDMLESGKLAIFTDDIKMDSQMTKQALNEIETRHTEIIKLENSIRELHDMFVDMAMLVESQGEMIDRIEYNVEHSVDYVERAVSDTKKAVKYQSQARKKKIMIIICCVILGVVLASTIGGTLGF from the exons GCTAAGGACAGCGATGATGATGAAGAGGTGGTGCAGGTCGACAGGGACCACTTCATGGACGAGTTCTTTGAACAG GTGGAGGAGATCCGCGGCTGCATAGAGAAGCTGTCTGAGGACGTGGAGCAGGTGAAGAAGCAGCACAGCGCCATCCTGGCCGCGCCCAACCCTGACGAAA AGACCAAGCAGGAGCTGGAGGACCTCACAGCTGACATCAAGAAGACAGCCAATAAAGTTCGCTCAAAATTAAAAG CAATTGAGCAGAGCATCGAGCAGGAGGAAGGTCTCAACAGATCATCAGCGGACCTCCGGATCCGTAAGACACAG CACTCGACGCTGTCGCGTAAATTCGTGGAGGTGATGACCGAGTACAACACCACGCAGTCCAAGTACCGCGACCGCTGCAAGGACCGCATCCAGAGGCAGCTGGAGATCA CTGGAAGAACCACCACCAACGAAGAGCTGGAGGACATGTTGGAGAGTGGCAAACTGGCCATCTTCACCGATGAT ATCAAAATGGACTCTCAGATGACCAAACAGGCCCTGAACGAGATCGAGACCCGACACACCGAGATCATCAAGCTGGAAAACAGCATCCGTGAGCTCCACGACATGTTTGTCGACATGGCCATGCTGGTCGAGAGCCAG gGAGAAATGATTGACAGAATTGAGTACAACGTAGAACACTCTGTCGACTACGTGGAGCGAGCCGTCTCCGACACCAAGAAGGCCGTAAAATACCAGAGCCAGGCTCGCAAG AAGAAGATCATGATCATCATCTGCTGCGTCATCCTGGGCGTGGTCCTGGCGTCGACCATCGGCGGCACGCTGGGTTTCTAA